Proteins encoded in a region of the Quercus lobata isolate SW786 chromosome 8, ValleyOak3.0 Primary Assembly, whole genome shotgun sequence genome:
- the LOC115956741 gene encoding uncharacterized protein LOC115956741, producing the protein MVKKANGKWRMCVDFTDLNKACPKDSYPLPRIDQLVDSTAGHKLLSFMDAFSGYNQIRMNDTDQEKTSFVTSQGLFCYKVMPFGLKNTGATYQRGIEANLDKIQAILNMEPPQNVKEVQSLIRRVAALNRYQPRHAIKAQALADFIAEFTLSYEDLSEVENRKKWIIHVDGSSTQHAGGIGVVSLSSEGDKLMHKIRLQYQTTNNEAEYEALIKGLELAKSVEAESILVLGDSQLVIGQVNETCEAKEERMKKYLNKVVCLVKKFKEVDFFQIPREENMEADALAKEAFASEVVDEFNEIQYLLGIDFPEVHQTEGEENWMTPIISYLKDGTLPEGKDEARKLRVRSVRYVLMNEALYKRGFSQPYLRCLAPDKANYVLREVHEGACGNHLGARSFVHKVVRAGYYWPNMQAYVKVCDQCQRFSNVSRQPSEYLTPIMTPWPFTQWGLNILGPFPLGMRQMKFLVVSIDYFTKWVEAEPLASITQQNVKSFVWKNIVCRFGVPRVLVSDNGRKFDNALFRDFCEHFGIQNHYSSPAHPQANGQAEVANRSLLKIIKTRLERAKGV; encoded by the exons atggtcaaaaagGCAAATGgtaagtggagaatgtgtgtagactttaCCGATTTGAATAAGGCTTGCCCTAAGGATAGCTACCCATTGCCTCGCATTGACCAGTTGGTAGATTCCACTGCAGGACACAAGCTGCTTAGCTTTATGGATGCTTTCTctggatacaatcagataaggatGAACGACACagatcaagagaagacatccTTTGTCACAAGCCAAGGCTTATTctgctataaggtgatgcccttcggtttAAAGAACACTGGGGCAACTTATCAGAG AGGGATTGAAGCAAATCTAGACAAGATCCAAGCAATACTGAACATGGAACCTCCACAGAATGTCAAAGAAGTCCAGTCTCTTATCAGACGAGTTGCTGCCCtcaacag ATATCAACCAAGGCATGCAATAAAAGCTCAAGCCCTTGCAGATTTCATTGCAGAGTTCACTCTGAGTTATGAAGACTTAAGCGAAGTGGAGAATAGAAAGAAATGGATCATCCATGTGGATGGATCATCTACACAACATGCAGGAGGAATAGGAGTTGTTTCATTatcctcggaaggagataaatTGATGCACAAGATTCGTCTGCAGTATCAaacaaccaacaatgaagctgaGTATGAAGCCCTTATTAAAGGGTTGGAATTGGCCAAATCTGTAGAAGCAGAATCAATACTCGTCTTGGGAGACTCTCAATTAGTCATAGGCCAAGTAAATGAGACATGTGAAGCCAAAGAAGAAcgaatgaagaagtaccttaATAAGGTGGTATGCCTTGTAAAGAAGTTTAAGGAAGTTGATTTCTTTCAGATCCCTAGAGAAGAAAACATGGAAGCAGATGCTTTAGCAAAAGAAGCCTTCGCAAGTGAAGTAGTGGACGAGTTTAATGAAATTCAATACCTGCTCGGCATAGACTTTCCAGAGGTGCATCAAACAGAGGGagaagaaaattggatgactccAATAATATCATACTTGAAAGACGGAACGCTTCCAGAAGGAAAAGACGAGGCTAGGAAGCTCAGAGTCAGATCAGTGAGATACGTCCTCATGAACGAGGCGCTGTACAAAAGGGGTTTTTCACAACCTTATCTAAGGTGTTTAGCTCCAGACAAGGCCAACTATGTATTGAGGGAGGTTCATGAGGGAGCATGTGGCAACCATTTAGGAGCCAGGTCATTTGTCCACAAAGTCGTCCGTGCAGGCTACTATTGGCCAAACATGCAAGCTTATGTCAAGGTCTGTGATCAATGCCAACGATTTAGTAATGTCTCCAGACAACCATCAGAATATCTCACCCCGATTATGACCCCATGGCCTTTTACACAATGGGGGCTAAATATCTTGGGTCCCTTCCCACTTGGGATGAGGCAGATGAAATTTTTGGTGGTGAGtattgattatttcaccaaatgggtagaggcaGAACCCTTAGCAAGTATCACGCAACAAAATGTCAAGAGTTTTgtttggaagaacattgtatgcaggTTTGGGGTGCCCAGAGTCCTAGTGTCTGACAATGGACGAAAATTTGACAATGCACTTTTCAGGGACTTTTGTGAACATTTCGGAATtcaaaatcattattcctcACCCGCCCATCCTCAAGCAAACGGTCAGGCTGAAGTTGCAAACCGATcattgttgaaaatcatcaagactcggcttgagaGGGCAAAGGGAGTATAG